From the Miscanthus floridulus cultivar M001 unplaced genomic scaffold, ASM1932011v1 os_1005_1_2, whole genome shotgun sequence genome, the window CGGCTGACCGTGCGCCTGGCGGTACTACTACCGTACTACGTGCAGCTCCCGGCGCGAGGCGGGGCCGGTGTAGATACTGGAGGGCGGTGTAGCGTGGGCGTGGCCGGAAGACGTGTTTTGATGTAAACCATCAGGATTGTGCCGACAAAGTGATGCTGTATCCTGCTTGCACTGCTGGCGGCTCCGGCGATGTTAGATGGATCATCCCCTCCTAGTAATTCTCAGATTCAGATGAAATATTGGACCCAATTGGATGTGTACGCTTCACAACGATCAGAAGTTCAGAACCAAGATTCGTCTTTGCTATTGTATCCTGTACTAGTAGGGCCTAGGAGCTGTCGCCTCTGTATTGCCTTCGGACTTGCGGAGAAGGGCGGCCGCTGCTAACAGGGGGCCACGGAGAGCGTCACTGTCCGCGGCGGGTCAGgtccgccgccgctgccatccCTAGCGGAGTAACGGGCAAGCCTTTGGATCGGGCCATTGCAGGCTGGCCCATCCAGAGCAGCAGtcactttggagcaatgtttgtggtCCGGCCCACCTTTATAATCCGAAGAACGCATCTTTCGTCTCGGCGTTCTAAGTGGCCCACTACCATAAACAGAAAACGGGACGTTTTTTAAGTTCAAAAAAATGGTGAATCTCAGATGTTGCATCTCTCCTCGATCTCACAACAAAGGGGGAAAAATGTTGCATAGCTATCACACGGCTCTCCTTGTTTCTTCTTTCAGCGGTTCAGTCCACTCGTCTTTTCTCTTAATTTGCACCTGTCACCTATGTGCTATGTCCTATGTGTCTTCAAGAGTCGTTTTTTTCGTGCTAACACTAGAGTTTGACTGCCACAATGTCTACAGTAAGGCCACAAGCCAGCCAAATTATTTAGGACCTTGGATTGTATTCAAATTATGAACATATGGTGGAAGGTAATAAGGCATGCATTTGTATGCCCGTTTGCTTGTAGTTGGTGCCAATTCGCAGGCATGCCCAGGGAAAAAAAATGGTTGAGACCTACTGACAAGAAGATCGGTCACACACTAGCTAGGGCTCGATAGCCCGGGTCACCACGGACTAAAAAACGCAGCGAGGATCACACTTACATGGTGAAAAATCGGAGAGGTTTACAACtaaaccaccaaaggatagctATCACGCTGACGTGACGAAGAAAGACTAGTTTCTGGACAAACTAACGAATGAACCATCGAAGCTCTCATCCGGGAGGGACCCCGTGGGGCAAGGACGTTGTCGGGTTGCCCTAGGTTGGCCAGCAAGCCTAGGACGCCATCCTTGGTCATCGGATCAAGTGATGAACAACAACATTGAGGTTGAAAGTGATTAAGGCAAAGAGAGATAAAAATAGATTGTAATTTGAtcgattgtgtgtgtgtgtgtggggacCTCAATTGGCTGTGCACCTTTTTATTTATAAGGTGGGGGTGGCCTTATCCCATAAGGGGTCGAAAATCTTTGCAAAACACGTTTTATATCCAATCTGGGCCTGCCAAAGTCGTCCAACAGGTTTTGGAGTCGGCTAAGCTAGCTTATGTGGGTTCCGGACAAAAAGCTTTCGAAATTCATAATTTGTTCATCCGGACTCCAAACGATACGATCCTTATATGTAATGGTGCAGTCCATTCTTGCATTCGAGAAAGTTGGGAAAGTCAGCTTAGCCGATTTTAGAAGCCGGCTAAGCCAATTCCGGCTGGATTATGTGAGACAACCCCCtgaaaatacacgttagtcacacACACTCATGTGTTCATCAATCGCTAAAACCGCAATTTGGAAGTTGGGGCCTAGTTATGCTCAAAGCTCATAAGGGTGGGTGTGCATACATGTATGTGAGCGTCCACATTTATATTATGTTTTAAAAAACTTGAACAGGCATCCAGGTGTGGAAATCTGCATATGGtgtgcgtactatgcacgatgcACCTGGCAATTCATCATTACCGTCGTCCAAGCCAATGGCTATGGTAAGATACCAACAAATTGTGACGAGTGCCAACAATAGTAAGGAACTTGTATTTGGCGAAGATCATAGTGAGGAACTTAAGCAAAGACAAACAGCGAAGCACaaagaaaataataaataaatttgGCGAAGACATCTGTCCAATTTAGGCTCATCGTAATGCCGTTTGTCCTCCAGAATTAGCACAACCCAATTTAGAAAAGGTGCTACAAGACAGTAGTCAGCTATGCTATGAAGCAGACAACCACCACCCAAATATGCCTCAATCCAGAACGGAAAACCCGTTGACCAGGTCCTTACCTCTCAAGTAGACGAAGCTCTTCAGCACGTCAAAATATAGCGACTCCCAACGAACACGGCCCGCCACACAAACAACGGTGAAACCATGCATCCACGTCCGTCCGTACGCAGCCATTTCGTCGTCAAGGCCGCTACAAATTCGCTCCCCGTCCGATTCAACGACAAGCTTGCGGCCCAAGATGGCAAAGGCCCTCCTAGGTGGCCTGTCGGCGATCCTCGTCGTCGCGGTGGTCGTCGGCGTGGTCGCCACCGTCACCCGCTCCGGCAAGAAGGCCGGCGACAACTTCAACGTCCCGGGGGAGGCCTCCCTTGCCACGTCCGGGAAGTCGGTCAAGTCCCTGTGCGCGCCCACGCTGTACAAGGAGTCGTGCGAGAAGACGCTCTCCCAGGCCACCAATGGCACCGAGAACCCCAAGGAGGTGTTCCACAGCGTCGCCAAGGTGGCGTTGGAGTCGGTCAAGACGGCGGTGGAGCAGTCCAAGAACATCGGCGAGGCCAAGGCCAGCGACTCCATGACCGAGAGCGCGCGCGAGGACTGCAAGAAGCTCCTCGAGGACGCCGTGGACGACCTCAGGGGCATGCTGGAGATGGCCGGCGGCGACATCAAGGTGCTCTTCAGCCGGTCCGACGACCTCGAGACGTGGCTCACGGGCGTCATGACGTTCATGGACACCTGCATCGACGGCTTCGTCGACGAGAAGCTCAAGGCCGACATGCACTCCGTGCTGCGCAACGCCACCGAGCTGAGCAGCAACGCGCTCGCCATCACCAACAGCCTCGGCGGGATCCTCAAGAAGCTGGACCTCGACATGTTCAAGAAGGACTCGCGCCGCCGGCTCCTGTCAGAGCAGGACAAGAAGGGCTGGCCCGTGTGGATGAGGTCCCCGGAGAGGAAGCTGCTGGCGGCGGGCAACCAGCCTAAGCCGAACGCCGTGGTGGCCAAGGACGGCAGCGGCCAGTTCAAGACCATCCAGCAGGCCGTGGACGCCGTGCCCAAGGGCCAGCAGGGGAGGTACGTCATCTACGTGAAGGCCGGTCTCTACGACGAGATCGTCATGATCCCCAAGGACAAGGTCAACATCTTCATGTACGGCGACGGGCCCAAGCAAACCCGCGTGACCGGCCGCAAGAGCTTCGCCGACGGCATCACCACCATGAAGACCGCCACCTTCTGTGAGCagatcttttttttcttttttgttttgattgATAAAAACACAAACGGGTTGTTGGGTACGTTTATTTGATGGATGGGTTCGCATGCAGCCATCGAGGCGTCCGGGTTCATCTGCAAGAACATGGGCTTCCACAACACGGCCGGTGCGGAGAAGCACCAGGCGGTGGCGCTCCGCGTCCAGGGAGACCTCGCGGCGTTCTACAACTGCCGGTTCGACGCGTTCCAGGACACGCTGTACGTGCACGCCCGGCGCCAGTTCTTCCGCAACTGCGTCATCTCCGGCACCATCGACTTCATCTTCGGCAACTCGGCGGCGGTGTTCCAGAACTGCCTCATCATCACGCGGCGGCCCATGGACAACCAGCAGAACTCGGTGACCGCGCACGGCCGCACCGACCCCAACATGAAGTCCGGGCTCGTCATCCAGAACTGCCGCCTGGTGCCCGACCAGAAGCTCTTCCCCGACCGCTTCAAGATCCCCTCCTACCTGGGCCGCCCCTGGAAGGAGTTCTCGCGCCTCGTCATCATGGAGAGCACCATCGCCGACTTCATCAAGCCCGAGGGGGTACATGCCCTGGAACGGCGACTTCGGCATCAAGACGCTCTACTACGCCGAGTACAACAACCGCGGCCCCGGCGCCGGCACCAGCAAGAGGGTCAACTGGCCCGGGTTCCACGTCATCACCCGGAAGGACGCCGAGCAGTTCACCGCCGGGCCGTTCATCGACGGCGCGACGTGGCTCAAGTTCACCGGCACGCCGCACATCCTCGGGTTCAAGTTCTAAGGACCGCATGCATTTGCATGGCATACAGCACACGATAGTGAGGTGGCACAtacatgtttgtgtgtatgtacAATTGATTGACGACAGACGTGCAAGCAGATATGTACCTGAGGTGTCGCAGGACAGGAGGGCTAACGTTTGTACCTTTGccatttttctttcctttttcatTCCTTTGGTTTTTTTTTGTCTTGGTGAAATTCTTCAGTAAACGAAAAGTCTTTTGGACAATGATTTGTTGCGACATTGGTTAATGCAGTGTGGGTGTGTTTTGTCAAAAGTCCGTTGGCTCTGTCATTGCAGGGCAGCTGATCTCCGCTCGGCGGGCAGTTTTTTTACTAACAAGTGATTAGCGCGCGCTAATGACCAAATAATATGACAATATTCTCTCTTTTTAAACACTTCTCCTACATTTAGGTATCTGATTTTTAGTTGTTGTTCAGATAACATTGATTTTTTTCATTGTTTGACTATAAAAACTTATACATTATATATGTATCATGAGTTGTTCTTTTAATTGTACTAACTAGATGACTAAGATTGTTGGCAACCTAGCGAAGCTCTTTCTTTTTATAGCCGTGCCGTGAAGTGCAATTTTATTGTATGTGTTTTAGAGATGTGGTTGAAAAACGACCTATAGAGATTCCCCATCTATGTCCAATCGAGAATAGAAGCGAGTCGATTCCAGTGTCGGCTTATAGTCTCTACCACACCGCCCGCCATCATGCCTCTTTGGTTCTAGACGAAGCCAAACGAGACATGCTATAGACGACGAAGGAAGTGCCCACCTAGTTGGAGGGCTAAAACCTGTAGTTTTGAAGTTGAAATTCCAGATTTGAAGTTGGAGTGCTTTAGCACTTTAGTTTTGAAGCAAGAATCATCGGTCTTGAGCGCCTTGCCCGCTCAAGAACAAGTAATGGATGAGCGCTTTGTTACGCCCGCGGATACGTTTTCCTGTGGGTTTCCTGTGGGGAAGGCTAGTTTGATCTCCAATCCTCCATCAAACCTCCTAAAATATGTTACTCTCCTTTTTAAACACTCATGACTCGACACAAACAAAGCGAGGCCTAAAACGTCCATGGAACGCTACTGGACATAGATTTTAGGTCTGACCTAAACCGCCCTTTTGGCAGGTCCGGCCCGAGCCCGGCCTGAAAAATCCTCATGTCTAGGAAAGACCTAACATTTTTTTTAACTGTGCTAGCTCATAATTCGAGTACATTGCTAAAGCAAAATGCAAAAACAATAAGGGAAGGAGGACTACTGCAACGTTTGATTGAATGCAAACTTTGGCATTCTGAGAGAAGATGCACACATGATTAGGGCAGCTCCAACAGTATTAAAATAGTTAGTTTATAAAATATTTATTCAATAAGGAGGATAATGATATGCTAACTTTTCATAAAGAGCTAAGCTCAcacacttttcttttctttttttgaaactgAGCTCACACACTTTTCTGTGTGTACATACTTACACATTATATACTACATATATGCCAATGCGTTGCAACGAGGTCACGAATTTCTTTCCCACGTCAAGGATAACAGATTTGATCACTTTCAGGTAAAAAAGTAAAACGATTTTGTACTGGGAATCCTAAACTATTTTAAAATCCATTCAGgtcttctctatttttttgtctCTTTAGTTATTGATCAACTGGAATCATATTTCCCTTCTATTTATTCCCCACATCTTTCTCATCTTTTTTAGCTCCTAGCACCCGTTCTGAGTGTCCattctgatttttttttcctttttctgatcTGGATCTTTTTTGAGTTGCATTCTTTTTCCTTTAGGAGTATATCTAAATTTGTCTATGTAAATTAGCTCTCTAAAATATTTTAGCCTCTCAAAATAGAAACGTTTTGCAACAGCTTCTCTAAAATTATTTCCCAATTTTTAAACCGGCTGCAATGTCAGCAAACTGGATTAAACTAAGGCGGCATTGCTTTGGAGCATATCATCGATCACCCTCATGACATCCCAATTCATTTGAGCATTTTGAAGAGCATACAATGAAATTGATTAGCAGAACTGCAAATCATTTGCGTCGCTGTCATAGAAGCATGCCAAAGCCGGAGCTTGAGGTGCAGCAGATCTGTGGATAGGCGGTTGTGAACAAGCTGATTTGACAAACTGAATTCAGTGCTCGATCATATACAAGCAGTAGCAAACACGCAACCGTTGCGCGGGCAGAGAGCCTGCCGCCCGGGAGGTAATCGAGGACGAGCAGCTTCTTGTCCTTTTGGACTAGTAGTACACTAGTCCATCACGCGGGCACTCGCACGCGCCGGGAAGATATCCTGGGAAGCCATGACAGGATACGGTGACATCATTATATATGGCATCAGAAAAAGTAATAGGTTTCACATGCATATAGTATTCAACACGAATTTTAAAACTTAAAAAATTATGTGATGTTCATGCATTCAGTACCTTTTTTTTCTTCAGCATTAAAAAAACAAGCTCATAGGTC encodes:
- the LOC136533600 gene encoding LOW QUALITY PROTEIN: pectinesterase/pectinesterase inhibitor-like (The sequence of the model RefSeq protein was modified relative to this genomic sequence to represent the inferred CDS: deleted 1 base in 1 codon) — protein: MAKALLGGLSAILVVAVVVGVVATVTRSGKKAGDNFNVPGEASLATSGKSVKSLCAPTLYKESCEKTLSQATNGTENPKEVFHSVAKVALESVKTAVEQSKNIGEAKASDSMTESAREDCKKLLEDAVDDLRGMLEMAGGDIKVLFSRSDDLETWLTGVMTFMDTCIDGFVDEKLKADMHSVLRNATELSSNALAITNSLGGILKKLDLDMFKKDSRRRLLSEQDKKGWPVWMRSPERKLLAAGNQPKPNAVVAKDGSGQFKTIQQAVDAVPKGQQGRYVIYVKAGLYDEIVMIPKDKVNIFMYGDGPKQTRVTGRKSFADGITTMKTATFSIEASGFICKNMGFHNTAGAEKHQAVALRVQGDLAAFYNCRFDAFQDTLYVHARRQFFRNCVISGTIDFIFGNSAAVFQNCLIITRRPMDNQQNSVTAHGRTDPNMKSGLVIQNCRLVPDQKLFPDRFKIPSYLGRPWKEFSRLVIMESTIADFIKPEGYMPWNGDFGIKTLYYAEYNNRGPGAGTSKRVNWPGFHVITRKDAEQFTAGPFIDGATWLKFTGTPHILGFKF